Genomic DNA from Caloranaerobacter ferrireducens:
ATAGCTGATGCTATAGGTTGGGAAGTTAGCAAAATTGAACAAACTAAAGAACCAATAATTTCAAATGTATATAGAAAAACTAAATATGCAGAAGTACAGCCTGGAAACGTAGCAGGATGTAGACAAATGGGATATGGCTATATAGGTGATGAATTGAAGATTGAGATGGAACATCCACAGCAAATATTACCAGAAAAAGAAGGGGTAGAAACTGGCGATTATATTTGGATAAAAGGTACACCTAACATTAGTATGCAAATCAAACCTGAAATTCCAGGAGGTATTGGTACAATAGCTATGTGTGTTAATATGATACCTCATGTTATTAATGCTGATCCTGGATTGAAAACTATGTTAGATTTACCAGTTCCAAGAGCAATTATGGGAGATATGAGAGAACTTATAAAAAGGTAGGGATGTTATATGAATAAGGCTAAAAAAGGAGATTGGGTAAGAATTTATAATGTAGTTCTTAAGCCTGAAGAAAGAGCTCCACAAGTTCCTGACGATACTAAGAAAGTTCCTTTAGAAATGTGGGTTAAAGGTTTTTTATTAAATGAGGAAGCTAAAATTGGTGATGAAGTAGAAATAGAAACTTATATTGGCAGAAAAATTAAAGGTAAGTTAGTAGAAATAAATCCATACTATAACCACGATTATGGAAAATGTATACCTGAATTAATGTTTATCGGTAGACAATTGCGTGGTATCCTTGAGGACGGTGAAGATAATGAATAGAGATATGAGTTATCAAGGTGTTATGTCTAGAAAAAATGAAATAATGAAAAAAGCTGTTGGTATTGATTATGAACGTTTCGAAAGCAAAGGCATAGCGTTCGATTATGAAAGAATGATGAGAGAAACTGGTTATAGTCTACAAGAAATACAAAGAATACAAAGTGAAACAGGAGTAGGAAATACCCCTATATATGAATTGAAAAATTTAACAGCATTAGCTAGAAAATTAGCACCTAAGGGTAAGGGAGCTAGAATATTTATTAAAGATGAAGCATGTAATCCTTCTGGTAGTTTCAAAGCTAGAAGAGCTGCAACAAGTATTTATCATGCTAAAAGGAAAGGCTATAAAGGTGTTATAGCAGCTACAAGTGGTAATTACGGTGCAGCAGTTGCGAGTCAAGCAGCAATGAAGGGCCTTAAATGTATAATAGTTCAGGAGTGCTATGATTCAAGAGGTATTGGTCAACCTGAAATAATAGAAAAAGCAAGAAAATGTGAAGCATATGGTGCTGAAGTAGTACAGTTGACAGTAGGACCAGAATTATTCTACACATTTTTAAAATTACTAGAGGAAACAGGTTATTTTAATGCATCATTGTATACACCTTTTGGGATTGCAGGAGTAGAAACTTTAGGTTATGAATTAGCAATGCAATTTAGAGAGTTAGTGGGTAGAGATCCAGATGTTGTTGTTGCAACAAATGCAGGAGGCGGTAACTTAACAGGTACTGCTAGAGGACTTATAAAAGCTGGAGCTTATGATGTAAAAATAGTAGGAGCAAGCGTAAACTTAAAAGGACTTCATATGGCTAGTGATACACAATTTAATAGAAAATCATTTACTACTGGACATACAGGATTTGGTATACCTTTTGCTACATGGCCTGATAGGTCAGATGTACCTAGATCTGCAGCGAGACCTTTAAGATATATGGATAGATATGTGACTGTAAATCAAGGAGAAGTGTTTTATATTACTGAAGCATTGGCACAATTGGAAGGATTAGAAAGGGGTCCTGCTGGGAACACATCTTTAGCTGCTGCTTTTGCATTAGCTCAAGAGTTAGATGAAGACCAAATTATAGTTGCACAAGAAACTGAATATACAGGCGCTGGAAAACATA
This window encodes:
- the ortA gene encoding 2-amino-4-oxopentanoate thiolase subunit OrtA → MNKAKKGDWVRIYNVVLKPEERAPQVPDDTKKVPLEMWVKGFLLNEEAKIGDEVEIETYIGRKIKGKLVEINPYYNHDYGKCIPELMFIGRQLRGILEDGEDNE
- the ortB gene encoding 2-amino-4-oxopentanoate thiolase subunit OrtB; this encodes MNRDMSYQGVMSRKNEIMKKAVGIDYERFESKGIAFDYERMMRETGYSLQEIQRIQSETGVGNTPIYELKNLTALARKLAPKGKGARIFIKDEACNPSGSFKARRAATSIYHAKRKGYKGVIAATSGNYGAAVASQAAMKGLKCIIVQECYDSRGIGQPEIIEKARKCEAYGAEVVQLTVGPELFYTFLKLLEETGYFNASLYTPFGIAGVETLGYELAMQFRELVGRDPDVVVATNAGGGNLTGTARGLIKAGAYDVKIVGASVNLKGLHMASDTQFNRKSFTTGHTGFGIPFATWPDRSDVPRSAARPLRYMDRYVTVNQGEVFYITEALAQLEGLERGPAGNTSLAAAFALAQELDEDQIIVAQETEYTGAGKHIQPQLTFAKENGVDIIIGNPDEEVPGKNIILPSHPSQIKARDLDLDKIKKSYIKNCIETTKIDYLTKEDIDFLVEDTKSNEEFVKQILDELGVKY